tatatatatatatatatatatatatatatatacatgcatacatgtagatatacatatatatacatacatatacttttgtatacatatatatatacatatatatatatatatatatatatatatatatatatatatatacatatatacatatatatacatacatatatatatatatatacatatatatacatatataatatatatatattatatatatatatgtatatatatatatatatatatatatatatatatatatatatatatatatatatatacatacatacacacacacacacacacatgtatatatacacataagtattatatatatatatatatatatatatatatatatatatatatatatatatatatacacacacataaatgaccTGAATTACTGAAGGAGGAATCATGTGGGGTTCATGCGATGCTCCCTTGATCCTAAACGAGATGTCCCGGGCTACGCTTTCAAAGACGAAGCGGCCGCAGTCCCTGTACAACCGCACCTCGCCCTCGCCGTCACTTCCCGACCGCTTTGTACCCATGCATAcccttcataatgataatgagtatgatagtgatattataataattagtttcatattttttatcaatattttatgatgattatttctattattggtaataacaatTTTCAGcactatcatcatagttatcaaaaTTGTgattcctttatctttatctttattatcaatactactatcatcattaaagtaCCATTGCCATTAGTgatatacattcattattataatcagttgATTACTGCCACACGAGCCGCCAGAAACTGACTTTGCTTCGTGGCTATGTCCATATGTCAATATGAATTTGGTTATTTTTACATCACAAGATGTATCTTTGACCGAGTCTTGCTACTTGGATGGCGTTGAAGTCAccagaataaaaatagatatgtattatTTTCTAAATCGAATATTGCAAATATTTCTTGTCCTTTATACACAGTTTTCCCTgcatctgtgtttttttctttgaatccttcacctcattttcttcttttattctttctcttcatcgACGCCAACGAGGTGTCGTGATCAAGGATAGTAtaactttatattttctttggtcGTTTTTAATcgtcacagtttttttttttatggttgtttgGGTACTTTTACTGGTCTAAATGCCGGATCGGCCTCTTGAGATACTAATTTGTATGTTTCTTTTGCGCAATGCCTTTGGGTCTTCTTCGGAGAATTAGTACAGGCGGTTTTGGGAAGGAAGAATCACTTTGGTCCTAATTTCGGTCCGGACTTCTGTCCTGGATTTTGGTCCAGTTCTCAGTGGGAAATATATCTGTGCTGGATTTACCTCAATTCGCGCCAGAATTGCAAAGTTCGAGCCTCATTTCCCCCCTTATGGTTGTGTGCACAAGACAACTGGTTTCTTTTGAACTTGTGTGGGTCAAGTTGTGTTACTATCTACAGGGTACATTCTCTTTTGGTAAAGTCCCAAATCAGATCTTAAAGATAAAGGACTCTAAATCACAAAGGACAACACtacttgaggatccgtacctctaGTGTTGCCATTAATTTTACACCTGAGTTATCACTTCGTTTTCTCACCTCTCAGCTTAAGCATCCATACCTCATACCatatttttacttgtttatcttttctaATGATTATCAACATAGCAAATAACTTACGTAAAGGAGTAAGAAATTGTAAAGATATGATTGAATTATCTGTttataaaaaatatcacaatGTCGCTTATACGTTTTCCGTGGCTAAAGAGGGGAGAGCAACAGCATGACTACGTGAAGAAAGCAGTTCACTAGTCACGTGGGTATTCTCCGCTTGAAGGACCTACAGAGGTTGTCAGTGGTGGTCCCGTAGTGCCCATGGAGTTATAGTGTGTGTAGAGGCTATTCGTTGAGAAACGTTGTGGTCGCGTTAGGCGGGAAGGTGGCATGAGCAGGCAGATGGCATCTTGTAGATGTCGATGAAGAGGCCCTTGTAGGGGTCACATGGGTCGTAGGAGAGGAGTCGGTGGTACACTGACTTCTGGGTGCAATGGCTCTGGTAGCAAGGAGCAAGGGCGCGGCAAGCAGCCTCTGGGAACAGACAAGTCTCGAGGCGGGCAGTCTGGCTGTAATAGTGAACGTCGTTGACAATGACACGCCACTTGCCTTCCACATTCTGGGCACGCTTGGGCATGGCATATACCACTTCGGAGGGACAGATGTAACCCTCAGGACCAGCCCAGTGGGTGGCATCGTAGGGAGAGTCCCCAGTGGAGGCCCCAGTGTAGTAAGAGTAGTCGAAGGCCTCCTCCTGGTCCTTGGTAATCATGTCTACCAGGTCGTCAGCAGACTGGTCGGCGACGTCAGCGTACTTCTTGGCGAAGAGGTGATCGGCAGTGATGGCAGCCTTGATCTCGTACTCGGGATACTCAGCGTCTTCCAAGCAGTAGGAGAGAGTGGAGTTGTCAGCGCATGCGGGGGCCACACTTGGGTCGCAGTAAGCGTGCTCATAGGCATGCTTGTGGCCGTAAGCAGGTGCATGATGACCGTAAGCAGGTGCATGATGACCATAAGCAGGCTGTGGGTGATGTCCATATGCTGGAGGGTGAACGGAGCCCAGAACGACTCCGGCGCATGCCAGAACGACCGACTGGAAAACAAAGATTATCATTAGAACAATATCAACATTTTATAAAATCAACTCTTCATAGAGTACAATGAAGAAAGCCTTAACTGGTAGTATAGCCACAACTTACCAACGTAAGAGCCATGATGAGACGAGCAGATAGATACGAGAATCGCTTCTACTGTTGCCCATTCGTTATTATCGAGTTTATATACTTCAGGTATTCGTTGGTCACGCCCACGCAATACGAAGGATGCGCGACTCCAAGGTTTGATCTATGTGAAAGTGAATGAAGAgtatcatacatatgtgtacacatagagATAAGTGaggaacacacgcatatataatgtatatatatctgtatatatacatatgtttatatatgtatacatatatggttatatatgtatacatatgtttatatatgtatatatatatatatatatatatatatatatatatatatatatatatatatatatgtgcatatagatgtatatattcatgtatatgcatatatatgtatatatacatatatagatttatatgtatatatgtatatgtgcacatatatttatatatggatatacatgtttatgtatacatgtatatattgatacagacatacataaatatatatgaatataaaatacatatatatatttttttatggatgATTAGCTAGAAATGTCTACATGTACACCGGCATGTTTACAAATTTGTGCACACGGATGTAAATGCGTATAAGTGGGTCATAATGAACTCATAATGTTCTTGAttcgctttcacacacacatacatatatgtgtcaatTGTTCATATACTATACTGATTCACTTGATTCCACAAAATTCACCAATTGTTATACACACAAAACCTTTCGTTCAGAtacttagaaaaaatatataatataacgcACAGCATTCCTCTTAACGTAGATGATGAAGACACGACCGAGAACCCAGAACAAATATCGCCAATTCTTAAACCGCATAAAATAAAATCGTTCAACTGTTCAGGTAGCGAAGAACATTACCCTCAACG
The nucleotide sequence above comes from Penaeus vannamei isolate JL-2024 chromosome 6, ASM4276789v1, whole genome shotgun sequence. Encoded proteins:
- the LOC113801068 gene encoding uncharacterized protein, translated to MALTLSVVLACAGVVLGSVHPPAYGHHPQPAYGHHAPAYGHHAPAYGHKHAYEHAYCDPSVAPACADNSTLSYCLEDAEYPEYEIKAAITADHLFAKKYADVADQSADDLVDMITKDQEEAFDYSYYTGASTGDSPYDATHWAGPEGYICPSEVVYAMPKRAQNVEGKWRVIVNDVHYYSQTARLETCLFPEAACRALAPCYQSHCTQKSVYHRLLSYDPCDPYKGLFIDIYKMPSACSCHLPA